A single Cellulomonas sp. SLBN-39 DNA region contains:
- the nadD gene encoding nicotinate-nucleotide adenylyltransferase encodes MQAAAQGRARTRLGVMGGTFDPVHHGHLVAASEAAAQFDLDEVVFVPTGQPSFKQDRDVTVAEHRYLMTVIATASNPRFTVSRVDVDRSGLTYTVDTLRDLRAQRPEADLYFITGADAVAQMLTWKDAAELFEMARFVAVSRPGHALSVAGLPAGRIDVLEVPALAISSTDVRARARAGKPVWYLVPDGVVQYIAKHRLYRGRHE; translated from the coding sequence GTGCAGGCCGCCGCGCAGGGCCGAGCCCGCACCCGGCTGGGGGTGATGGGCGGCACGTTCGACCCCGTCCACCACGGCCACCTGGTCGCCGCGAGCGAGGCCGCCGCGCAGTTCGACCTCGACGAGGTCGTCTTCGTGCCCACGGGCCAGCCGTCGTTCAAGCAGGACCGTGACGTGACGGTCGCCGAGCACCGCTACCTCATGACGGTGATCGCCACGGCGTCGAACCCACGGTTCACCGTCAGCCGGGTCGACGTCGACCGGTCGGGTCTGACGTACACGGTCGACACGTTGCGGGACCTGCGGGCGCAGCGTCCCGAGGCCGACCTGTACTTCATCACCGGTGCCGACGCCGTCGCGCAGATGCTGACGTGGAAGGATGCTGCCGAGCTCTTCGAGATGGCGCGGTTCGTGGCGGTCAGCCGCCCCGGGCACGCGCTGTCCGTCGCCGGTCTGCCCGCCGGGCGGATCGACGTCCTGGAGGTCCCCGCCCTGGCGATCTCCTCGACCGACGTCCGTGCGCGTGCCCGCGCGGGGAAGCCGGTCTGGTACCTCGTCCCGGACGGGGTGGTCCAGTACATCGCCAAGCACAGGTTGTATCGAGGTCGCCATGAGTGA
- a CDS encoding glutamate-5-semialdehyde dehydrogenase yields MSLTVDPGAPTTATGAAPAPRSPDADAVAAVRDVATRAKVASRRLATATRAAKDAALRAMADALVAATADLVAANAVDLERGRARGMTPGLLDRLTLDAARVAAIADALRELAALPDPVGEVVRGSTLPNGLRLRQLRVPMGVVGMIYEARPNVTVDAAGLALKSGNAVVLRGGSAAAASNAAVVAVLADALRGQGLPGDLVQSIDAWGREGAVALMHARGLVDVLVPRGGADLIATVVRESTVPVIETGVGNVHVYVDAAADLGQVLPIVLNAKTQRVGVCNAAETLLVHEDVADELLPSLLAALADAGVTIHGCDRTLRLAPEEVAVVPATDEDWATEYLSLDLAVRVVPDLDEALEHIRRWSSGHTEAILTNDLAASERFVAEVDSAAVMVNASTRFTDGGQLGLGAEIGISTQKLHARGPMGLAELTTTKWVVHGDGHVRP; encoded by the coding sequence ATGAGCCTCACCGTGGACCCGGGCGCCCCGACGACCGCCACCGGCGCGGCGCCGGCCCCGCGGTCGCCGGACGCCGACGCCGTCGCCGCGGTCCGGGACGTCGCGACGCGGGCGAAGGTGGCGTCCCGCCGCCTGGCGACCGCCACGCGCGCCGCCAAGGACGCCGCCCTGCGCGCGATGGCCGACGCGCTCGTCGCCGCCACCGCCGACCTCGTCGCGGCCAACGCCGTCGACCTGGAGCGGGGACGGGCGCGGGGCATGACGCCCGGCCTGCTCGACCGTCTCACGCTCGACGCCGCGCGCGTGGCCGCGATCGCCGACGCGCTGCGCGAGCTCGCGGCCCTGCCCGACCCGGTGGGCGAGGTGGTGCGCGGCTCGACGCTGCCCAACGGCCTGCGCCTGCGACAGCTGCGGGTGCCGATGGGTGTCGTCGGCATGATCTACGAGGCCCGGCCGAACGTCACGGTCGACGCGGCGGGCCTGGCGCTCAAGAGCGGCAACGCCGTGGTCCTGCGCGGCGGGTCCGCCGCGGCGGCGAGCAACGCCGCGGTCGTGGCCGTCCTGGCCGACGCCCTGCGGGGCCAGGGGCTGCCCGGTGACCTGGTGCAGTCCATCGACGCGTGGGGCCGCGAGGGTGCGGTCGCGCTCATGCACGCGCGGGGGCTGGTCGACGTGCTCGTCCCGCGCGGCGGGGCCGACCTCATCGCGACGGTCGTGCGCGAGTCGACCGTGCCCGTGATCGAGACCGGCGTCGGCAACGTGCACGTGTACGTCGACGCGGCCGCCGACCTCGGGCAGGTCCTGCCGATCGTGCTCAACGCCAAGACGCAGCGGGTGGGCGTGTGCAACGCCGCGGAGACGCTGCTGGTGCACGAGGACGTCGCCGACGAGCTGCTGCCGTCCCTGCTCGCGGCGCTCGCCGACGCGGGCGTCACGATCCACGGGTGCGACCGCACGCTGCGGCTGGCGCCGGAGGAGGTCGCGGTCGTGCCCGCGACCGACGAGGACTGGGCCACGGAGTACCTGTCGCTCGACCTGGCGGTCCGGGTCGTGCCGGACCTGGACGAGGCGCTCGAGCACATCCGGCGGTGGAGCTCGGGGCACACCGAGGCGATCCTCACGAACGACCTCGCGGCGAGCGAGCGGTTCGTGGCCGAGGTCGACTCCGCCGCGGTGATGGTCAACGCCTCGACCCGCTTCACGGACGGCGGGCAGCTCGGCCTGGGCGCGGAGATCGGGATCTCGACGCAGAAGCTGCACGCCCGCGGGCCCATGGGGCTGGCCGAGCTCACGACGACGAAGTGGGTCGTGCACGGCGACGGTCACGTGCGCCCGTGA
- the rsfS gene encoding ribosome silencing factor — protein sequence MTASDRALELAVAAAHAASDLKAQEIIALDVSEQLVLTDVFLIASGTNERQVGGIVDAVEERLHALGAKPVRREGKAQGRWVLIDFGEIVVHVQHAEDRVYYALERLWKDCPVVELPPEARGEQQDA from the coding sequence GTGACCGCGAGCGACCGCGCGCTGGAGCTGGCCGTTGCTGCTGCGCATGCCGCGTCCGACCTCAAGGCGCAGGAGATCATCGCGCTCGACGTGAGCGAGCAGCTGGTGCTCACCGACGTCTTCCTCATCGCCTCCGGCACCAACGAGCGGCAGGTCGGCGGCATCGTCGACGCCGTCGAGGAGCGCCTGCACGCGCTGGGCGCCAAGCCGGTGCGCCGCGAGGGCAAGGCGCAGGGCCGGTGGGTGCTCATCGACTTCGGCGAGATCGTCGTGCACGTGCAGCACGCCGAGGACCGGGTCTACTACGCCCTGGAGCGGCTCTGGAAGGACTGCCCCGTGGTCGAGCTCCCGCCGGAGGCGCGCGGCGAGCAGCAGGACGCGTGA
- the proB gene encoding glutamate 5-kinase, translated as MARVSAAALTGRDQLASAGRLVVKVGSSSLTTPDGHLDPGRLDAVVALLAARRAAGAQVVLVSSGAIAAGIGPLGLAARPRDLATQQAAASVGQGLLVAHYTRAFAAHGLGVAQVLLTAEDTWRRGRYRNAHRALTRLLDLGVVPIINENDAVATDEIRFGDNDRLAALVSHLVHADALALLTDVDALYTGPPSRPGSRRVAHVHGPEDLAGLDVTARGSAVGTGGMVTKLDSVSIATQSGVPVVLTSAARAAEAFAGEDVGTWFAATGRRASIRLLWLAHAARTRGRLVLDDGAVRAVVERRTSLLPAGVTHVEGAFEAGDAVDLVDPLGVVVARGLVAYGADEVPQLLGRSTGELRGALGPGWDRELVHRDDLVLVRRGRPRGARGERTTLAP; from the coding sequence ATGGCCCGCGTGAGTGCTGCAGCGCTGACCGGTCGGGACCAGCTCGCGTCCGCCGGTCGTCTCGTCGTCAAGGTCGGCTCGTCCTCGCTGACGACCCCCGACGGGCACCTCGACCCCGGGCGTCTCGACGCCGTCGTGGCGCTCCTGGCCGCACGGCGGGCGGCGGGCGCGCAGGTGGTGCTGGTCTCCTCCGGGGCGATCGCCGCCGGCATCGGGCCGCTGGGGCTGGCGGCCCGGCCCCGCGACCTCGCGACGCAGCAGGCGGCCGCGTCGGTCGGCCAGGGGCTGCTCGTCGCGCACTACACGCGGGCGTTCGCCGCCCACGGGCTCGGGGTCGCGCAGGTCCTCCTCACCGCGGAGGACACCTGGCGGCGCGGGCGGTACCGCAACGCGCACCGCGCCCTGACGCGGCTGCTGGACCTCGGCGTCGTGCCGATCATCAACGAGAACGACGCCGTGGCGACGGACGAGATCCGGTTCGGCGACAACGACCGGCTCGCGGCGCTGGTGTCGCACCTGGTGCACGCCGACGCGCTCGCGCTGCTGACCGACGTCGACGCGCTCTACACCGGCCCGCCCTCGCGGCCCGGGTCGCGACGCGTCGCCCACGTGCACGGACCGGAGGACCTTGCGGGCCTGGACGTGACGGCCCGGGGGAGCGCGGTGGGGACCGGCGGCATGGTGACCAAGCTCGACTCGGTGTCGATCGCGACGCAGTCGGGGGTGCCCGTCGTGCTGACGTCGGCGGCGCGTGCCGCGGAGGCGTTCGCCGGCGAGGACGTCGGGACCTGGTTCGCGGCCACGGGGCGCCGCGCGTCGATCCGGCTGCTGTGGCTCGCCCACGCGGCCCGCACGCGGGGACGGCTCGTGCTCGACGACGGTGCCGTCCGCGCGGTCGTCGAGCGGCGCACGTCGCTGCTGCCCGCGGGCGTCACGCACGTCGAGGGCGCGTTCGAGGCAGGTGACGCGGTGGACCTCGTCGACCCGCTCGGCGTGGTCGTGGCCCGCGGGCTCGTGGCGTACGGTGCGGACGAGGTGCCGCAGCTGCTCGGCCGGTCCACCGGCGAGCTGCGCGGTGCCCTCGGGCCCGGCTGGGACCGGGAGCTCGTGCACCGCGACGATCTCGTGCTGGTGCGCCGCGGACGGCCCCGGGGGGCGCGGGGCGAGCGGACTACGCTGGCCCCATGA
- the obgE gene encoding GTPase ObgE, which yields MATFVDRVVLHATGGDGGHGCASIHREKFKPLAGPDGGNGGNGGSVVLEVDPQVTTLLPFHHLPHRHAPNGTQGMGDHRNGSTGTDLVLGVPDGTVVKSPQGEVLADLVGLGARYVVAAGGRGGLGNAALASTRRKAPGFALLGEPGDEADVVLELKTIADVALVGFPSAGKSSLVAAVSAARPKIADYPFTTLVPNLGVVQAGDARYTVADVPGLIPGASQGKGLGLEFLRHIERCAVVVHVLDCATLEPGRDPVSDLDVIEAELAAYAEDLEVAAGGVPLAQRPRVVVLNKVDVPEALELAELVRPELEARGLPVHEVSTASHVGLRSLTFALAEQVEAARRAAPAPEPTRVVLRPRAVDESGFTVTRREQGGAVWFSVRGEKPERWVRQTDFTNDEAVGYLADRLARLGVEDQLFAAGAVAGDEVRIGPDENSVVFDWEPTLLTGSELLGGPRGTDLRLEDRSRPTRGEKRQEYKERMDAKSAARAELWTEREAGVWTDEG from the coding sequence GTGGCGACGTTCGTCGACCGTGTCGTGCTGCACGCGACCGGCGGTGACGGTGGGCACGGGTGCGCCTCCATCCACCGCGAGAAGTTCAAGCCCCTGGCGGGGCCCGACGGCGGGAACGGCGGGAACGGCGGCTCCGTCGTCCTCGAGGTCGACCCCCAGGTCACCACGCTGCTGCCGTTCCACCACCTGCCCCACCGGCACGCCCCCAACGGCACGCAGGGGATGGGCGACCACCGCAACGGCTCCACCGGCACGGACCTCGTGCTCGGGGTCCCGGACGGGACGGTCGTGAAGTCGCCGCAGGGCGAGGTCCTCGCCGACCTCGTCGGCCTCGGGGCGCGCTACGTGGTGGCCGCCGGCGGTCGTGGCGGGCTCGGCAACGCCGCCCTGGCCTCGACGCGCCGCAAGGCACCCGGGTTCGCGCTCCTCGGCGAGCCGGGCGACGAGGCCGACGTGGTCCTCGAGCTCAAGACGATCGCGGACGTCGCCCTCGTCGGCTTCCCGTCGGCCGGCAAGTCCAGCCTGGTCGCGGCCGTCTCGGCGGCGCGGCCGAAGATCGCGGACTACCCGTTCACGACGCTCGTCCCGAACCTCGGCGTGGTGCAGGCCGGCGACGCCCGGTACACGGTCGCCGACGTGCCGGGGCTGATCCCGGGCGCGTCGCAGGGCAAGGGGCTGGGCCTGGAGTTCCTCCGGCACATCGAGCGGTGCGCGGTCGTCGTGCACGTGCTGGACTGCGCGACGCTGGAGCCCGGCCGCGACCCCGTGAGCGACCTCGACGTCATCGAGGCCGAGCTGGCGGCGTACGCGGAGGACCTCGAGGTCGCGGCGGGCGGCGTCCCGCTCGCGCAGCGTCCGCGCGTCGTGGTGCTCAACAAGGTCGACGTGCCCGAGGCCCTCGAGCTCGCCGAGCTCGTGCGGCCCGAGCTCGAGGCCCGTGGGCTGCCGGTGCACGAGGTCTCGACCGCGAGCCACGTGGGGCTGCGCTCCCTGACGTTCGCCCTGGCCGAGCAGGTCGAGGCCGCGCGTCGTGCCGCGCCCGCACCGGAGCCGACGCGTGTCGTGCTGCGCCCCCGCGCCGTCGACGAGAGCGGGTTCACGGTCACACGGCGCGAGCAGGGCGGCGCGGTGTGGTTCTCGGTCCGCGGCGAGAAGCCCGAGCGGTGGGTCCGCCAGACGGACTTCACCAACGACGAGGCCGTCGGCTACCTGGCGGACCGGCTCGCACGCCTCGGCGTCGAGGACCAGCTCTTCGCCGCGGGAGCCGTCGCGGGCGACGAGGTCCGCATCGGCCCGGACGAGAACTCGGTGGTCTTCGACTGGGAGCCGACGCTGCTCACCGGCAGCGAGCTGCTGGGCGGGCCCCGCGGCACAGACCTGCGCCTGGAGGACCGCAGCCGTCCCACGCGCGGGGAGAAGCGCCAGGAGTACAAGGAGCGCATGGACGCGAAGTCCGCGGCCCGTGCCGAGCTGTGGACCGAGCGCGAGGCCGGCGTCTGGACCGACGAGGGCTGA